Part of the Sphingorhabdus pulchriflava genome is shown below.
GTTTCCAGCGCGAGCAACTCGATCGCGCCTCCTTGTTCAGCGACGTCTGGCAACGCGCGATCTGGCAGGATCCTGATCTCGATTATACACTGCAGCGCCCGGTCTCGACGCTCGCCAAACGGCAATGGCAGGGCAGCCGCGCCAGCGAACGCAATGGGGTGATGGCCGGATTGTCGGCGCGCTACGGGCTCTTCTATTTCTTCGCCCAAAGCTGCGGTGCCTGCGAGGTCATGTCGCCAATTGTCCGTTCGGTTACATCGAACTGGGGCATTACTGTGCGCGCGATCTCGACCGATGGCGGCCCCTCGCGCCATTTCCCCAATTACATCGTCGAGACCAACCAGCGCAGCAAAATGGGGCTCGAGCCCAAGGTCACGCCCGCAGTGGTGCTTTGGGATGCCTTGAAAGGCCGCCCCATTCCCATCGGATACGGCGTGATGTCCGCCGATGAACTGCAGGACCGCATCTATCTTCTCACACAAAAGGAAGCCGGCCATGACTATTAGACCGAAAACAGCAATTGCCGCCCTCCTCGCCTGCTCGCTGCCGCTAACTGCGGCGCAAGCCGATGTTGGCAGTTCGATGGATTCCTTTTTGACTGATGTCGGCGGTGCCGCCAATGTGTCGGGACCAACCGCGTATGAAGGCCAGTCCGCAGGCTATTACAGCCTCGGCAATGTCTGGACGCGCTTCCCCCAGAAGACGACCAACATCGCCAATCTTCAACTTCCCCGCGCCCGCGCGGGCTGCGGCGGCATCGATATTTTTGCTGGCAGTTTCAGCTTCATCAATGCAAGCGAGATTGTGGCGATGCTCAAGGCCGTCGCCAACAATGCGGTTGGTTTTGCCTTCAGCCTCGCGATCGACACGGTATGCCCTGAATGCTCGAAGATCATGCAGGAGTTTTCGCAAAAAGCGCAGCTGATGAACAATCTCAACATCAACAGCTGCGAAATGGCGCAAGGTCTGGTCGGCGGCATCTGGCCCAAGGGCGACCTTGCCGACAAGGCGATTTGCGAGGCGATCGGCAATAGCGAAGGTATCTTCACCGATTATGCCGCCGCCAAGCATGGCTGCGGCACCCGCGGGCAGCGCGCGAGCACGACGGCGCAAGGGGCAGGCAAATATGATGATGTGAACACAGGGGTTCCGCGCAATTACACTTGGACCATCCTCAAAAAATCGGCCTTCTTTTCGCCAAGTGGGACATTCGACCGCGAGCTTGCCGAATATGCCATGACGCTCATTGGCACGATCATCTACGTGCCGCCCAAGGACGATGAGGAGGGCAAGTTCGTTCCCTTTGCGGGCGACGCCTCTTCGACGCTCGTAACTGCCTTGCTCGATGGCACCCAAGGAGCACCCGTTAAAATCTTCGACTGCGACGAGCCTGACAAATGCCTCAACCCCACCTTCAAGACGCTGAGCCTTCCAACATCCAAGGCGCTGCGCCCACGTGTGGCAGCGCTCATCGAAGGCATGGTGCAGGCAATCCGCGACGATACGCCTATCACCGAAGCGCAAAAGGAACTGCTGCAAGTAGCGTCGGTGCCGCTCTACAAAATCCTGACCGTGCAGGCAGCTTATGGCCGCGGTATGCCGACCGATGACCGCGAGACATTGGCCGAGATTGCGAGCGTCGACCTGCTCTTTGCGATTCTCGAGCGGATCACCGGCGAAGCCGGCCGGTCAATGTCGAGCTTCATTGGCGCTGATGAGGCCAAGATCGCGATGTGGCAGGGACAGGTGAATGCGGTCCGCCAGAGCCTCGCTGACCGGCAATCGAACACACATCTGCGCGTCAATGCAATCATGCAGATTATCGAGAAAACCGCCTTCCTCGAAAATGTGCTCGCAGCCTCGATGTCGCCGGGCATGGCGGCATCGCTCGACTGGTCGCGCGCGGTCCAGACCCGCAGCCTCGCCCACTGACGAACAAGGAAAATCGAAAATGGTCGAGGTCTTCACGGTCGGTGGCGGCGACTATCTGGTCAATGTCTTTAACGCGGTCGCGGCCTGGACCGGCAATGGCGGCTATAAGGGCCTGCTCCAGGTCGTGATGGTCATGGGGCTCGGGTTTTCCGCGCTCATGCTCGCATTCAACCAGGACTGGCGCGCTTGGATCAACTGGTTCCTGGGCGCGACGCTGATGTACAGCTGCCTGATGGTCCCGCGCCTCGACGTACAGGTGACCGACCGGCTCAATCCTTCGCTCGCACCGTCGCAGGTGGCAAATGTTCCGTTGGGACTCGCGCTCATGGCGAGTTTTACCAGCCAGATCGGCGACTATCTGACTGGCTCGGCTGAAGTCGTGTTCGGGCTTCCGGGCGACCTCAATTATTCCAAGAACGGCATGATCTACGGCGCGCGACTTTACGATGCGACACGTTCGTTGCGCATCTCTGATCCCGAATTCGCCGCCAATCTCGACGAACATTTCCGGCAGTGCGTCTTCTACGATGTTTTGCTCGGGCGCTATTCGATGAAGCAACTCGCCGAAAGCACCGACATCTGGACGACAATCGCTCCGGGCAGTCAGGCCCGCGCGCAACGCTTCCTGACCCGCGACACATCAACCGGCGAAGTTACCGCCAATATCATCACCTGCAGGGATGCTTATACCAGCCTCAACGGCCAATGGACGCAGCTCATTGACAGCATGGGCAATGTGTTCGGTCGCCAGCTGTATCCCAACCAGACCGTCGCCCTCGCCAAGGCTAAGCTCTTTGCTGATCTGCCGATAGCCTACCAATATCTGACCGGGGTTTCCTTCAATGCGACCGCGATCTTCAAACAGGCACTCACCATCAACGCGATGAGCCAGGCGATGCATGCGATGGGTAGTGCCAGCGGGGCTGGCAATGTCGATGTCTATGCCCAGACCCGGGCCGACATCCAGACCGAACGCACCTATAGCTCGATCGCAAGCAATGCCATGAAATGGGTGCCGCTCCTGAATGTCGTGCTCACCGTCCTGTTCTACGCGCTCTTCCCTGTCCTCTTTCCGCTGTTCCTGATGCCCAAAACCGGACCGCTCGCGCTCAAAGGTTATGTGACAGGCTTCTTCTATCTAGCCGCCTGGGGGCCGCTGTTCGTGATCCTCCATATGATGCTGATGTTCAAAGGGGCAGCAGACATGACCGCTGCGAGCAATGGCGGCATAACGCTCGCAAGCTTTACCGGCATGGCAGACGTCAACAGCGATATTGGGATATTGGCTGGCTATCTGATCGCCTCGGTGCCATTTTTGGCGGGCGGGGTAGCCAAGGGGGCTATGGCGATCTCGCACCATGCGACCTCCTACCTCAATCCCAGCCAGAACGCGGCCGAAGAAGCTGCGCGCGAAGCGAGCACCGGCAATGTCTCGCTTGGCAATACCAGCTTCGAAACCTCGAATGTGCTGACCCGGCAGTTCGCGCAAGGCAATGTCGCCCCATCGTTCAACTATGGTGCCGCTCAGACGCGCGGCTATAGCGAGAGCGGCACGATGACGACGAGTTTTGCCGAAGGCAGCTATGACCAGCTCCCGAATTCGAGTTATCCTTTCACACCCACGCTTGGTCAGGAGTTCACCTCGCGTTTGTCGACGATGGCGAGCCAGTCCAAATCAAACAGTGAGACATTCTCGAACCTCGCGCAGCAATCAACCGCCAACGCCGTCACGCATTTCCGCGAACTCAGAAACCAGGTTAGCAAAGGCAGCAGCTTCGAAACCGCAACCGGCCAGAGCAACTCCGACAGCGTCAACACGGCGTTCAACGAGGTCGATCAGGCTTCGAAAGCTCTTCAGCGCCAATATAGCCTCAGCCGCCGTGCATCCGACGACATTACCACCAGCTGGTTTCTCAATGGCGAGGGTTCAGCCGGGCTTGGCGGAAGCCTCGGGCCCGCAAATCTAGGCGTTGGTGTCAAAGGAGGTCGCAACCAAAGCTGGACGGACAGCGATATCGGGATCGCGTCCGAAGATCGCTCACGCATCATGGGCAGCCTCAAACAGATATCGGACAGCCGCAACTGGTCGAGCGCACGCGATAGCTTTGTTCGAACAGTCAGCACTTCAACCAGTTCGTCAATCTCGACTAGCGCGAACGGGATGAACGCTTCGCTGACGGAGGCACAAAGCTTTACCCAAGAGGCGCGGCGTTCCGAAGAGATCGCCAATCGACTGGAGCAGCAAGCTTCAATGTTCGAAGGGAGCAGCGCGTCGGGCAGTCTCAATCTATCGCAGGCATATCGCGAATGGGGGCTGGGCGAGATGGAACGCAATCGTGACTTTTACGGTAATGAACGTTTTGACGATATTGGCTTCCAGCTCAGCGCAGAGGGACAGGCCCTTCAAGCACGCTTTATAGATGGCTATGCCGACACGTTACGGGACAATATCGAAGATAAGCTCGTACTTGCCGCCGGCAAGCCAATTTCCAAGCCAAGTGTATCGTCCGCAGCAAATGTCAAAGCTAACTCGAAGGTGGGATCGAGCAGCAGCGATCGACCTTCAATCGGTAAGATGTCCCCTGACTCGATCGGCGCAGAAGTTGACCGCGCTCAAAAATCTGGCCGACAACGCATCGACACTATTCGCGATTATCTTGAAGGCGCCACCAGGGATGCAAAAGGGGCAAGTGAAAACGCGGCGGACGAAGTAAAAAAGTGGAAATAGTCTACCCAGCAAACTCACTGACGAACACAAAGGCAAAAAACGCCAGAATCACACAGCAGACTACAATGATGCCGATCCGGCTAAGCGGGTCCGCCCACGCCTTCATCAAACGATATTCGGTCAGGCGGTTCTCGACAATCGCTTGATCAACCTCAGTGAAACCAGACCATTTCCGGCCCTCGCCGCCAAGTTCGCGATCTTCCAATGTGTCGGGTTTGTTGTCCATTGAGCCAATTCCTTTCTGACTGCTCGCTGGCCACCTCAACTCTGCAGTGTGAGGTTTGATAATAGCCGAACGACGCGGTGAAGTCAGCAAATTCAGCAGAGTGCAGGCAATTTTCTGAGAAGCTACCAAGCATTTCGCGGAGTACTTCGGCAGTTATCCTTAACCAGTTTTCGCGTTCCCGGCTCGCTGCGCGAGCCACAAGAACGACACCCTTGCAACGGTGCGACGAAGATGGACGTCCTGCGCGCGGGCGTGTGCGCCTGCGGACGTCCAGCAAGGAGAGAGGCAAGAGTGTCAGCGGGTCAGCCAAAAGTGCCGCACCCTGGCCGAACCTGAGAGGCCAGAGAGCGACCTTAACAACTCCCGCTCATTTGCAGGCGGATTTCTAATAAATCCGCCAAATCTCAATGTCTGCATTGTTGGACAGTC
Proteins encoded:
- a CDS encoding conjugal transfer protein TraF, with amino-acid sequence MPRFDRRAITPVLALICAAAHPASASAQTSETNAPAENDAFYCEERKLGYWFYCTKPKPAPKTEAAAPAPVPDAVTRMDAITAELRELKARAILEPTPANVTAYIRFQREQLDRASLFSDVWQRAIWQDPDLDYTLQRPVSTLAKRQWQGSRASERNGVMAGLSARYGLFYFFAQSCGACEVMSPIVRSVTSNWGITVRAISTDGGPSRHFPNYIVETNQRSKMGLEPKVTPAVVLWDALKGRPIPIGYGVMSADELQDRIYLLTQKEAGHDY
- a CDS encoding conjugal transfer protein TraH; translated protein: MTIRPKTAIAALLACSLPLTAAQADVGSSMDSFLTDVGGAANVSGPTAYEGQSAGYYSLGNVWTRFPQKTTNIANLQLPRARAGCGGIDIFAGSFSFINASEIVAMLKAVANNAVGFAFSLAIDTVCPECSKIMQEFSQKAQLMNNLNINSCEMAQGLVGGIWPKGDLADKAICEAIGNSEGIFTDYAAAKHGCGTRGQRASTTAQGAGKYDDVNTGVPRNYTWTILKKSAFFSPSGTFDRELAEYAMTLIGTIIYVPPKDDEEGKFVPFAGDASSTLVTALLDGTQGAPVKIFDCDEPDKCLNPTFKTLSLPTSKALRPRVAALIEGMVQAIRDDTPITEAQKELLQVASVPLYKILTVQAAYGRGMPTDDRETLAEIASVDLLFAILERITGEAGRSMSSFIGADEAKIAMWQGQVNAVRQSLADRQSNTHLRVNAIMQIIEKTAFLENVLAASMSPGMAASLDWSRAVQTRSLAH
- a CDS encoding conjugal transfer protein TraG N-terminal domain-containing protein translates to MVEVFTVGGGDYLVNVFNAVAAWTGNGGYKGLLQVVMVMGLGFSALMLAFNQDWRAWINWFLGATLMYSCLMVPRLDVQVTDRLNPSLAPSQVANVPLGLALMASFTSQIGDYLTGSAEVVFGLPGDLNYSKNGMIYGARLYDATRSLRISDPEFAANLDEHFRQCVFYDVLLGRYSMKQLAESTDIWTTIAPGSQARAQRFLTRDTSTGEVTANIITCRDAYTSLNGQWTQLIDSMGNVFGRQLYPNQTVALAKAKLFADLPIAYQYLTGVSFNATAIFKQALTINAMSQAMHAMGSASGAGNVDVYAQTRADIQTERTYSSIASNAMKWVPLLNVVLTVLFYALFPVLFPLFLMPKTGPLALKGYVTGFFYLAAWGPLFVILHMMLMFKGAADMTAASNGGITLASFTGMADVNSDIGILAGYLIASVPFLAGGVAKGAMAISHHATSYLNPSQNAAEEAAREASTGNVSLGNTSFETSNVLTRQFAQGNVAPSFNYGAAQTRGYSESGTMTTSFAEGSYDQLPNSSYPFTPTLGQEFTSRLSTMASQSKSNSETFSNLAQQSTANAVTHFRELRNQVSKGSSFETATGQSNSDSVNTAFNEVDQASKALQRQYSLSRRASDDITTSWFLNGEGSAGLGGSLGPANLGVGVKGGRNQSWTDSDIGIASEDRSRIMGSLKQISDSRNWSSARDSFVRTVSTSTSSSISTSANGMNASLTEAQSFTQEARRSEEIANRLEQQASMFEGSSASGSLNLSQAYREWGLGEMERNRDFYGNERFDDIGFQLSAEGQALQARFIDGYADTLRDNIEDKLVLAAGKPISKPSVSSAANVKANSKVGSSSSDRPSIGKMSPDSIGAEVDRAQKSGRQRIDTIRDYLEGATRDAKGASENAADEVKKWK